The Sphingomonas aliaeris genome segment AGACCGATCAGCAGCAGCACGGCAGCGAGGCCGATCATTCCCACCTTCACGCGTTGCGTGGTCTGGGCTCGATCTAGGTTTGGGTCCTGAGATGTCATCATGCCTGTGGCATAAATGTAACGTAAACGGCTCGTCTTGTCGATGCCACCGCTCAACCCTGGGCCAACCAGGGCGGAATCGGCAGGCCCTTCGCCTTCAACCACTGCGAATTATACAGCGTTGAGAGATACCTGAAGCCGGTATCGCACAGGATCGTGACGATTCGCTTGCCCGGCCCGAGATGGCGACCGAGTTGCACAGCTCCCGCGACGTTGATGCCCGACGACAGGCCGAGGCACAGCCCCTCCTCCGCCAACAGACGCGTCACCCATTCCATGCCGTCCGCATCCGAAATGCGAAACTGCGTATCGATCGGTGCGCCTTCCAGATTGGCGGTGATCCGCCCCTGCCCGATCCCTTCGGCGACCGAGGAACCTTCCGACTTGAGTTCGCCATTGGCGTAATATTCGTACAGCGCGGCGCCGTGCGGATCGCTGAGCGCGATGCAGATCGATTCGTCCTTCGCCTTCAGGCCGAGCCCGACCCCGGCGATCGTCCCGCCCGTGCCCGCCGCGCAGGTGAAGCCATCGACCCGGCCATCGAGCTGGCGCCAGATCTCCTCCGCGGTGCCGGTGATGTGCGCGCGGCGATTGGCGATATTGTCGAACTGGTTGGCCCAGATGGCGTTCGGCGTTTCCTCCGCGATGCGGCGCGAGGTGTGTACGAAATGGCCGGGATTGGAGTAGGCGGCGGCGGGGACCAATACGAGTTCCGCGCCGAGCGCGCGAAGCGTGTCCATCTTCTCGCGGCTCTGCGTCTCCGGCATGACGATGATCGTCTTGTAGCCCTTCGCATTGGCGACGAGCGCGAGACCGATGCCCGTGTTGCCCGCCGTGCCCTCGACGATCGTGCCGCCGGGCTGGATCGCACCACGCGCCTCCGCATCCTCGACGATCGACAGCGCTGCGCGATCCTTCACCGAGGCACCGGGATTGGCGAATTCGCACTTGGCGAAGATGTCGCAGCCGCTGGCCTCGCTCGGCCCGGCAAGCCGTACGAGTGGGGTATTACCGATCAACGCGAGCGTATTGGGGATGACCGAAGGGGGCGTGTCGGAAGCTGTATGCATGCCCCCTAGATAGGGCGCGCGCGCGATCCGGCAATCCAAGGAATTTTGGGACGCCCGAGAAGAAGCTATCGGTCGAGGATGTTGGCAGGCGTTTTCGCGAGCGCGACGGCGATGGAAATTACCAGCCTGCCATCACCAGCTGAAGAGCGATCCGTTGCCCATGTGCAGCACGAAGCCGAACAATTGCTTGAGCACGCCGACGACTCCGTGGACATGTTCGCCACGCGTCACGCCGATATCGACCAGAGCGAGCATCAGGATCGAGGCGGCGAGGAATTTGAGCATGCTTCCGCATTAGCCCGCGACGCTTTAACGATCCGTGCGGCAACATGATTAAGCGAAGCTTTCCACCGATCGTCGATGCGGACACGCGACTGATGATACTCGGCAGCCTGCCGGGCGATCGGTCGCTGGCGGCAGCGCGCTATTATGCGCATCCGCAGAACCAGTTCTGGCGCCTGATCTCCGCGACGATCGGCCGGGATGTCGCATCGCTCGAGTATGACGCGCGGTTGGCGGTCTTGTCGAAGGCGGGCGTCGGGTTGTGGGATGTGGTGGCAAGCGCGACGCGGCCGGGCAGTACCGATGCGGCGATCCGGGATATGGCGGAGAACGATATTGCGGGTCTGGCGGCGACGCTGCCGCGGCTTCGCGCGATCGGGTTCAACGGGGCGACGGCGTATCGACATGGTAGCCGGCAGTTGGGCAGTGTCGGCATCGCTTTGGTGCCGCTGCCCTCGAGCAGCCCGCTGCATACTGTCGGGTTCGAGGCGAAGCGGCCCGCCTGGGCGGCGCTTGGCGAATATTTGCGGTAGGGGGAGTGAGTCTTTCCCCCAGCCCGAACCCGTCATTCCCGCGCAGGCGGGAATCCATACTGGCTGACGCCTGACGCTCTATTCCATACCGCCGTGATTATGGATCCCCTGGACTCACGAAAGAAGTGCACCACTGCTAGGGTGGTAGTGCGATGGGGCGAAGATACAGGCAGCTCAGCCTAGACGAGCGGATCGAGATTGCGCGGTTGCATGCCGCCGGGCTGTCGGATCGTGCGATAGCGGCGGCGATCGGCCGGGATCATACGACGATCGGTCGCGAGCGGCGGCGCAATAGCCAGCGGACGAAGGTCTGGGATGGGGGCTATGCCCCGGCGCGGGCGCATGCGCTGGCGGCACGGCGGCGGCGCTGGGACGGTCGCTTCAAGCTGGTACGCCAGCCGGACCTGCGAGAGATCGTGAGGAAAGGCCTTGCGATGGGACATTCCCCCGAACAGATCGCCGGCCGGCTGGCGCGTGATGCTGGTCGCACCGTGATCAGCCATGAGTCAATCTATCGCTACGTCTATCACCGCTCGGCGCAGAAAGACCATTGGCACCGCCTGCTGCCCCGCGCGAAGTTCAGGCGCGGGCGATATGCACGCCGCGGCGGCAGTCCGGCCAGCTTCATCCAGCACCGTATACCCCTGTCCGAACGGCCCGCAGAGGCCGACCGGCGCGACCAGCCGGGCCACTGGGAGGCCGACTACATGCTGTTCGCCCGATACGGTCACAACATCCTCGTCCTGCACGAACGACAGACCCGCTTCACCATTCTCGACAAGCCACCGCACCGCAAAGCCGCCTTGACCGCCAGCCGTATCGCAGCGCACCTGCGCGCCATCCCCCGCGACATGCGGCGCACCATCAGCTTCGATAACGGCACCGAGTTCGCCGAGCATTATCGCCTGCACGATCGTCTCGGCGTCGCCACCTTCTTCTGCGATGTCCGCAGCCCCTGGCAAAAAGGCGGGGTCGAAAATACCATCGGCCGGCTGCGCCGCGTCCTGCCCCGCAAGACCGACCTCGACACGATCACCCACCGGCAACTCCGTGCCTATGCCGAGCGCCTCAACAATACCCCCAGAAAATGCCTCGACTTCCAGACACCCGCCGAGGCATTCATCGCTCTCTCAAACGGTGCACTTCAAACGTGAATCCACATCCCCGCCTTCGCGGGGATGACGGCTGGCGTTGCTTTCGTTGCGCTCGGCGCGCCTCGTCGCGATCAGTCCTTGTGGAAGAACAGGTCCGCTACGCTTTGCGCGATCCGGGCGGGGCGGTGCGTGACGGCGTCGACGCAGCACCAGCTGGATTGTACCTCGGCGAGCACCTCTTCGCCGCGCTTGATGATTGTCTGGTAGAAAGCGCGTGCGCCCTGCACTTTTTCGAGCAGGACGGTGGCGATCACCTCGTCGTCGAGGAAGGTCGGCTTGCGGTACGTGATCTCATGCTTGAGCGCGACCCACAGGTTCGCGGCGATCGCCTCGGCAGGGGCGAATCGCTGCCAGTGGCTGACCACGGCATCCTGCACCCATTTCAGGTAGGACGCATTGTTGACATGACCCATGAAGTCGATGTCGGCGGGGTCGATCCCGATCGGGAAAATATGGGGGATGGCTTGGCTCACGACCGGTCTTATAGCAGCGCAAACCCTTCCCGGCGATGAATTTCCAGATTTACCGCGGATTTTATCGTTGCCGCATCGCAACGCTTCGCCCCGTCGCGCGCCTGGCACTACGCAACGAAATGACGTTTTTGTTGCGGCGCGCAATCCGGTGGCCCGCAGCGGGACTAGGCGCTTGACGAATTCTTTCGCGTGCGCGAAGCAACCCAAGATATGAAAATCATTCTCCCCAGCCTCGCCGCTGTCGCGCTTCTGGCGCTGACGGCTTGTGACAACAAGAAAGAACCGGAGGTCGTCTCCAGCGTCTCCGCCGATCCGCAGGCAGCGGAAATCGCCAAGCGTGCGCCGGTCGAACTGCCGCCCGCGATCAAGGCGGACGTCACGTTCCGCTGCAACCCCGGCAACAGCCTCGCCTTCGTCACCTTCTTCGACGGCGACAAGCAGGTGTTGGTCAAGACCGAGAAGACCGGCACGCCGACCAAGCTGGTCGCGGCGGAAGCCGGCCAGCCCTTCACGGCAGAAGGCGGCTACGAATTGAGCGGCACGCCGAAGGGCGCCACGCTGACCCTGCCGGGCAAGGGCAAGCTGACCTGCAAGGCATGACGCTTCGGGCCTGAGGCCGACGACCAGAGACGAAGACGGCCGGCGGGGAGACTCGCCGGCCTTTTCCATGGTGCGCGGCGGGCAAGCGCCGCGTGACACGAGGCGCTGCCTTGCAGGCGTAACCTAAGTGCGCCACGATGGCCCCATGTCCACGATCGCGATCTACAGCCTGAAGGGTGGCGTCGGAAAGACGACGCTGGCGGTCAATCTCGCCTGGTGCGCGGCGAGCCTGTCGGCGCGCCGCACGTTGTTATGGGACCTCGATCCGCAGGCGGCGTCCAGTTATCTGCTCGGCGATCCGGCGGCGAAGGATCATGCGCAGGCAGTGTTTTCGAAGGACGTCGAGCCTGCCCGGTTGATCCACAAGACAGGGGTCGATCGGCTCGACCTGTTGCCGGCGGACGCGTCGCTGCGCGGGCTGGACCTGCTGTTCCATCAGATGGACAAGAAGAAACGCCTGCAGAAACTGTTGACCGGGCTACGGAAATCCTATGACCGGATCCTGCTCGATTGCCCGCCGGGGCTGACCGATACGAGCGACCAGGTGATGCGCGCCGCCGATCTGATCGTCGTGCCGGTAATCCCCTCCCCGCTGTCCGAGCGTGCTTATGGCGAGGTCGTGCGGCACCTGGGGAACAAGGCGGAAGTGATGCCGGTGCATTCGATGGTGGACCGCCGTCGCAAGCTGCATGCCGACGCGCTGGCGCTGCACCCCGACTGGCCGGTCGTCCCGATGGCGAGTCTGATCGGATCGATGACCGTGCGGCGCGCGCCGGTGGGGACGTTCGCCGCGAAATCGCCGGGCGGGCAGGCGTTCGCGCACTTGTGGCAGGCGATCGAGAAACGGCTGGCGCGCTGATGCGGGAAGCCGACGG includes the following:
- a CDS encoding cysteine synthase A; translated protein: MHTASDTPPSVIPNTLALIGNTPLVRLAGPSEASGCDIFAKCEFANPGASVKDRAALSIVEDAEARGAIQPGGTIVEGTAGNTGIGLALVANAKGYKTIIVMPETQSREKMDTLRALGAELVLVPAAAYSNPGHFVHTSRRIAEETPNAIWANQFDNIANRRAHITGTAEEIWRQLDGRVDGFTCAAGTGGTIAGVGLGLKAKDESICIALSDPHGAALYEYYANGELKSEGSSVAEGIGQGRITANLEGAPIDTQFRISDADGMEWVTRLLAEEGLCLGLSSGINVAGAVQLGRHLGPGKRIVTILCDTGFRYLSTLYNSQWLKAKGLPIPPWLAQG
- a CDS encoding DNA-deoxyinosine glycosylase; amino-acid sequence: MIKRSFPPIVDADTRLMILGSLPGDRSLAAARYYAHPQNQFWRLISATIGRDVASLEYDARLAVLSKAGVGLWDVVASATRPGSTDAAIRDMAENDIAGLAATLPRLRAIGFNGATAYRHGSRQLGSVGIALVPLPSSSPLHTVGFEAKRPAWAALGEYLR
- a CDS encoding IS30 family transposase, with protein sequence MGRRYRQLSLDERIEIARLHAAGLSDRAIAAAIGRDHTTIGRERRRNSQRTKVWDGGYAPARAHALAARRRRWDGRFKLVRQPDLREIVRKGLAMGHSPEQIAGRLARDAGRTVISHESIYRYVYHRSAQKDHWHRLLPRAKFRRGRYARRGGSPASFIQHRIPLSERPAEADRRDQPGHWEADYMLFARYGHNILVLHERQTRFTILDKPPHRKAALTASRIAAHLRAIPRDMRRTISFDNGTEFAEHYRLHDRLGVATFFCDVRSPWQKGGVENTIGRLRRVLPRKTDLDTITHRQLRAYAERLNNTPRKCLDFQTPAEAFIALSNGALQT
- a CDS encoding acyl-CoA thioesterase, which translates into the protein MSQAIPHIFPIGIDPADIDFMGHVNNASYLKWVQDAVVSHWQRFAPAEAIAANLWVALKHEITYRKPTFLDDEVIATVLLEKVQGARAFYQTIIKRGEEVLAEVQSSWCCVDAVTHRPARIAQSVADLFFHKD
- a CDS encoding ParA family protein, which translates into the protein MSTIAIYSLKGGVGKTTLAVNLAWCAASLSARRTLLWDLDPQAASSYLLGDPAAKDHAQAVFSKDVEPARLIHKTGVDRLDLLPADASLRGLDLLFHQMDKKKRLQKLLTGLRKSYDRILLDCPPGLTDTSDQVMRAADLIVVPVIPSPLSERAYGEVVRHLGNKAEVMPVHSMVDRRRKLHADALALHPDWPVVPMASLIGSMTVRRAPVGTFAAKSPGGQAFAHLWQAIEKRLAR